The Spirosoma oryzicola region TCAGTAGAAGTCTGCTGGGAGTTCTGATCGTGTTTTTTCTAGGGTCTTGCAGTCCGTTCTCCAAATTGCAGAAGAGCGGAAATGACGATCAAAAATATAAAGCAGCCGTTGAGTATTATAAAAAAGAAGACTGGTATCATGCTGGCCTGCTCTTTGAAGAACTGATTCCGGTATTGAAAGGTAGCACCGAATCAGAACTGGCGCAGTTCTACCATGCTTACACGCAGTTTCACCAGCAGCAGTACTTGCTGAGTGCAACGCTCTTCAAGAAATTTTACGAAACATTTGCCCGCAGTGAGTACGCGCAGGAGGCTATGTATATGTATGCCTACTCGCTGTATAAAGATACTCCGCAGTACAATCTCGATCAGTCAAATACGCTCACCGCAACCTCGGCTCTTCAGGATTTCATTAACACCTACCCGGATAGCAAATACCGCGACGAATGCACGAAAATCATTCTCGAACTACGCGGTAAGCTGGAACGGAAAGCGTACGAAAAAGCCAAGCTTTATTACAAAACCAGTGGTTTTAACATCGCATCGTATAAGTCGTCGGTTATTGCCATCAACAACTTTCAGAAGGAGTTTCCAGATTCGGAATACAACGAAGAACTGGCCTTCATGAAAGTGGATGCTGAATATAGCCTTGCCAATAATAGCCTGGAAAGTAAGCAAAAGGAACGCTATCAGGACGCAATCAGTTACTATCAGGCATTCATTGACAAATATCCTAGCAGCAAGTACGTAAAACAGGCTGAACGGATGTATGAATCCAGTCAAAAGGAAATCGAACGGCTCGACAAACTGGAGCAGGAGCGCGAAAAATTAAAGAACCTGCACAACCGTCCAGCTAAAGTAACAGCAGCAAATCAATAGTTTATGATTTATGAATAGCAGCGGTAAACGCTGCTGTCCGTGAACCAAAACCAAAATAGTATGGCAACGAATCAATCGATCATTACCCGCGACAACGACAAAATCGCACTTCCTACGGGCAATCTATACGAATCAGTATCGATTATTTCAAAACGCGCCCGGCAGATCGCAACCAAAAACAAAGAAGAACTGAGCAATAAACTGTCTGAGTTCGTTTCAGCAGTAGACAATCTGGAAGAGGTATTTGAAAACCGCGAACAGATCGAAATCTCGAAATTCTACGAGCGGATGCCGAAACCAACATCGACCGCTACGGATGAATTTCTGGAAAGCAAGGTGTACTGGCGCTATAACGACGAAGAGTAGTCTTTAGCCATTCCTAATGATATTCTCATAGCCGCACGGTACATTTGCCGTGCGGTTTTTTGATTTGTGATTTCAAGACTTTCTTGTGAACGGAAAACGTATTCTTCTGGGAGTAACGGGCAGTATATCTGCCTACAAATCAGCGCTACTCGTCCGCTTACTAGTCAAAGCCGGGGCCGACGTACAGGTTGTTATGACCCAGTCGGCGCAGGAATTTATCACCCCGCTTACGTTAGCCACACTGTCAAAACGCCCGGCCTTATCCGCTTTTGTGAACGACGCAAGCGGTAGCTGGAACAATCACGTTGAACTTGGCCTGTGGGCGGATGCGCTTGTGATTGCGCCCGCATCGGCTCATACGCTCGCCCGCTGCGCCCACGGCTTCTGTGATGATCTGTTGTCAGCAGTTTATTTATCGGCAAAGTGTCCTGTATTTTTTGCCCCAGCCATGGATCTGGACATGTACCGCCACGCTACCACAATCGAGAATCTTCAGCGACTCGAATCATACGGTAACCACATCATCCGGGCCGAACACGGAGAATTAGCCAGTGGCCTTGTCGGTGAAGGACGATTAGCCGAACCTGAAACCATTGTTCAACGGCTGGAATCGTTTTGGAATCAGGAGGCCCAACAATTTAATTCTGACCATAGTAATTCGTCTTTTCCCGTGGGTTCTGGCCCCCTGCTCAACAAACATGTTCTGATTACAGCGGGCCCAACGCAAGAAGCGATTGATCCGGTTCGTTATATCAGCAATCACTCGACGGGTAAAATGGGGTATGCAATTGCCCGCGCTTTTGCGCAGACAGGGGCTCAGGTAACATTAGTTAGTGGTCCAACAGCCCTGCCACTTCCTCATCCATCCGTTCGGCGCATCGATGTACGGTCAGCTAAAGAAATGTTTGAAGCCTCACAGGCCGTATTCCCGGTCGCCGATGTGGTGGTTTTAAGCGCGGCTGTCGCCGATTACACCCCGGTCTACGTGGCTGAGCAAAAGATCAAAAAAAAAGAAAATCAGTTTTCGCTCGAACTGACCAAAACTACCGACATTGCGGCTACGCTCGGTAGTCAGAAACGGTCCGACCAATTCCTTATGGGCTTTGCGCTGGAAACGAACAATGAGCGCGAGAATGCCTTGAAAAAGCTGAAAAGCAAACACCTGGACTGGATTGTTCTGAATTCATTGCGCGATCAGGGTGCAGGCTTTGGACACGATACAAACAAAATTACGGTTATTGACAAAGACGAGCAAACCCACGAATTTGCGTTGAAAACGAAAGATGAAGTCGCGCAGGATCTGGTTAATCTGGTCGTAAAAAAGCTGTCGGTATGAAGCGAATACTAGTAATCATAAGCCTGCTTTGCGGTATGCTTCCAGCACAGGCGCAGGAGCTGAATTGTCAGGTTACCATCAACTCGGATCAGCTGTTTGCCCAGCAGAAAACGGATTTTTCCTACGTTAATCAGCTCAAGGGAATCGTTACCGAGTTTATGAATAACCGGCGATGGACCAACGACCAGTACACGGTTTCTGAACGAATCAATTGTTCGCTCAATATTAACCTCATCAAGTCATTGACCCAGGGGGTATTTGAAGCAACTGCGCAGATTGTTGTCACCCGACCAGTTTATGGTTCAAGCTACGAGACTACGACCTTTAGCTACGTCGATCGGGCCTTTAACTTCGTTTATTTGCCCACCACACCGGTTTACTACCGAGAGAATCAATTTTCCGACGATCTTACTTCGTTACTAGCTTTTTACGCCAATGTAATCCTGGCGGTTGACTACGATACCTTCAGCAAGCGGGGTGGCAACCCGTTTATTCAGCGAGCCTTTACAATCATGAACCTGGCTCAGCAGGGCTCCCCCAACGGAGCCTGGCAAACGGGCGGTGATCGGCGCAATCGGTACTGGCTTGTCGAGAATCTGCAAAATCAGCAATTGCTTCCGTTTCGTGATGGATTATATACCTACCACCGCTTGGGATTGGACGTATTTGCCGCCAATCCAGTACAGGTGCGCAAGCAAACGCTCTCACTGTTGACTACCATTCGCACCATCGGGCTTCAACTGCCTAACTCGGTACTAATCAATTCGTTCTTCGACGCCAAGTCGCAGGAATTGCTGAATATCTTGTACGAAGGAACACCAGCGGAACGTAAACAAGCGTTTGATTTGCTGTCGTATCTGGACCCTAGTAAAACTGAAGCCTACCGAAAATTGGTGGCTGCCGGTCAATAGCCACCAATTTTTTAGCAGCCTTCCGGGAAGCAACGGTAGGAATGCAAATTGATGCCAGAAACCCCTGTCTGTTTTGAACCGCACTCAAACAGGCATTGTTGTTTAAGTAAGAGCTTCATCTATGCTATCGCATTTACTCATAAAAAATTACGCCCTGATTGATCAACTCGAACTGACGCCCGACCGTGAGCTAAACATCATTACGGGCGAGACGGGTGCGGGTAAGTCGATTATGTTAGGGGCAATCGGCCTGTTATTAGGTAATCGGGCCGATACGCGCGTTTTGTTCAATCCCGAACAGAAATGCATTATCGAAGGCGTATTTGGCGTGTCCGGTTATTTGATTGAACAGATTTTCGACGAAGAAGAATTAGACTTTTCCGATACCTGCATTGTTCGGCGGGAAATTAGTGTGAGTGGTAAATCACGGGCTTTCGTCAACGATACGCCTGTCAATCTGGAGACGCTCCGGCGCGTGACCAGCCAGCTGATGGATATTCACTCCCAGCACGATTCGGTTTTGTTGGGTTCGAATGAATATCAACTGGAAATCGTCGATACGTACGCACAGGACGACAACCTGCTTCGGCAATACCGTGTTGACTATCAGGCATACCGGTCTAAAAAGACGATTTACGATCAACTTCAGGCAGAAGCATCGGCCATGCGGAAGGAGTTTGATTACAACAACTTTTTATTTGAAGAATTAGCCAAGGCGCAGCTACTACCTGACGAGCAGGAATCGTTGGAGCAAGAGCTGAACATTCTTGAAAATGCCGAAGAAATCAAAGAGCGGTTGCAGCTCGCGTACGAATATTTAGACAATACCGAACAGTCGGTCATTGACTTTCTAAAAGGCACCGTCAGCAACCTAGCCTACATCAGCAAGCTATCGGACCAGTACGAACAACTGTTACAGCGAGCGCAGAGCAGTCTGATCGAACTGCGGGATCTGGCTGACGAAATCAGTTCGGAGCAGGATAATGTCGATATTGACGACTCCCGCGCCGAAACCATCCGGGAACGACTCAACCTGATTTACCAACTCCAAACCAAGCACCAAGTCAAAGATGTAGCGGCTCTGATTGCGTTACGCGATGAACTAGAGCGGAAGGTCGGTAAGGTGCTTAATCTGGACGATACACTTGCCGAAGCCAAGGCGCAGGCTGATGCGGCCCGTGAGCAGCTACAACTCAGCGGGCAAACGCTGTCGAACGCCCGACAGGTCGTGTTACAGCCTATCGAAAACGAAATTGGTGGTTTGCTCAAAGAGTTAGGCATGCCCAACGCTTCTTTAAACGTTCGATCCGAAGTTAGTAAACCGACGCCGACAGGCATTGACACAATCTCGTTTCTGTTTAGCGCGAACAAGGGCGTCAAACCACAGCAGCTGAAGAACGTAGCTTCCGGTGGCGAGTTCTCCCGATTGATGATGGCGATTAAATACATTCTGGCCAGCAAGCGCTCTTTACCGACAATTGTCTTCGATGAGATTGATACCGGCGTCTCGGGCGAGATCGCGATCAAGATGGGAAATATGATGCGTGATATGGCCCATAGTCACCAGATTATAGCCATTACTCACCTGCACCAGATCGCCGGACAAGGGACTGCACATTACTTCGTGTACAAAGATCATTCGGCCTCCAAAACCGTCAGCCGCATCAAAAAGCTTACCTTTGATGAGCGGGTCAATGAAATTGCTCAGATGATTGGGGGTAACAACCCATCGGCCAGCGCCGTTAAAAACGCCCGCGAGATCTTGAAACAACGAGCTACCGCCACTGTCAAATGATACCCGATGTACGACACAGGAGAACCGTACTTCTGTGTCGTATCTTTTATTTTTTCGTTCTCTATGATTAAACCTATTCGTACCGTTTTCGTATTGTTAGCCTTAGGCGGATTGTTCTGGGCTTGCGGCAAATCAGACGATGAAACCGTCAAAGAAGCAGAAGATGAAGTTTTTGCCATTCATGATGAAGTTATGCCGTTGATTGATGACGTCATGAAACTGCGTAAGCGCGTAAAAGCACGTATCACGACACTCGATAGCACCAAAGCGGCTGGCTCGGCTTCGACCACGCTCCGCATCGACGAAGAACGTGATCAGGCGCAGCGAATTGTCCGAAACCTGTCGGAAGCGGACAGCCTTATGATGAACTGGATGGACCAGTACAAGACGGATACAATCGCCAAGTTGCCCTCAGAAGACGCACTGCGCTATCTGGATGGGCAAAAAGAAAAAATAACTGATGTTAAAGCAAAGATTACGGGTAGCCTTACAGAAGCCGGTCAGTATTTACAGAAAAAATAAGAGCCGGTTTTTGGTAGTAGGTTTATTGGCTGTCGCAGCGGGTTGTAGCACGGGCGATGATAAATTACCGATTCTGGGCCAACGCGAAGCCATTACAAAGACGGTCAATGGTAAGTCTGTTACCGACTCCGTTTACCACACGATTCCCGATTTCAAGTTCGTCAGTCAGTATGGTGATACGGTCACGGCTAAAAACCTGGCCCGAAAAATTTACGTTGCCGATTTTTTCTTTACAACCTGCCCCACGATCTGCCCGAAAATGAAGGTTCAGTTAAAGCGGGTTTACGAGAAATTTAAGGGTAATTCGGATGTAGCCCTCCTGTCGCATACCATCAATCCCGATCACGATTCAGTGGCGGTGCTGAAAGAGTTTGCCGACAATCTTGGTGTAACGGGTAAGCAGTGGCTGTTTGTCACGGGTGATCGGGAAAAGATTTACGACATCGGTCAAAATAGCTACATGGTTACCGCCCAACAGGACTCATCAGCGCCAGGTGGCGTTGTTCACAGCGGTGCGTTTATCTTGGTGGATAAGGACAAACACATTCGGGGAATTTACGACGGCACAACCGAGAAGGGCGTTGACAACTTAATGAACGATATGGACCGGCTGTTGGCCGAGTATAAAAAATGAAACGGCTTTGGGGTTTTACAGTTCTTGCTTGTTTACTTGTCAGTAATATATCCTGCCAGAGCGAAGAAGAAATTAAGCGACAACGGTATATCACGGAAGGGATTCTACTCTACAAAAACTACTGCGCTAACTGCCATCAGAACAAAGGCGAAGGTCTTGCGGCCCTCTACCCGCCTATTGCGAACTCTGATTACCTAGCCAACAAAAACGACGTAATTTGCCTAATCCGCTACGGCCAGCAAGGCCCTATTGTGGTTAACGGAAAGCGGTATAATCGACCAATGCCTGCCCAGCCACAACTTAGCAATCTGGAAGTGGCAGAATTAATGACCTACATCTACAACCAATGGGGCGGAGAAAAGAAAGTAATTGATGTCAAGCAGGTAACCCCCATCCTTGAGCAGTGCAAGAAACCTTAACGGCACGGCGGGCTTACCGCAAAGATTTTGCCCTTATCGCTGATTGATCGCCAGCAAACAGATTCATTGTTGGCAATTAATTAGCGATAAGGGCAACGTTTATGAGTGCTTAGTTAAAACCGGGTCCTCCTTCGACGTTGAAAACGCCGGTTGGCTTACGAATGGAATACTGCGAAAAGTCCTGATTGGCGTCCAGACCTACCCCGTATAATTTTTCGCCGGTAAGCTGGCTGATCACAGCAACTTGCTTGTCGGTGAATACTTTTTTGGTAACGGGGTTCCAGTTCAGCTCCGGGGTAAGCAGTTTTTCCTGCTTTAGTTTATTGATTACAACAACGTGGCCCATTACCGTGTACAAATCCTTTGCTTTGTCGTAACGTCCCGAATCGGAGCGTAGCGTGGTGGCCTCTTCGCCGGTTGGCCCGTAGAATACGATATTTACGGGTTTGGGGTACTTACGGTTGTCGTTTAGGTAGCGGTACTGCTTAGGCGTTGTTAACTTTACTTTTAGCATAGCAGCCTCGCTGTACAGCAGACGGACATCGTTGATTTCTTCGATTGGTCCTTGATACGGTTCAACTTTCTTGGCCTGCTTTGGTTCACCACATGCCAGCAGCAGTAAGCTTCCAACTGCTGGCACGACAATCATTCTTATGAATACGCAAATTCTGTTCATTGGGTAAGCAGTGTGAATGCTACCGAAATAACACCTGATACTGACGGTAAGTTTACAGGTTCGATTAGTCGATAACGGGCTTACGGAACCAGCGGTCCGTTAGCGAGAAACCAAGGGCAATCCGTACGTACTGCTCCCGTACCTGCGTACCTGTTAGCACACCGCGCTGTCCACCAACGAACGATAACGTAATCCGATTGACAAAGTAAGCGCCTACTGGCAGCGATAAGCCCAGGCTACCGTTGATGTCATTGATCTGCGCTCCCTGAATTTCGTAAGGTAGTTTGTTGTACTGGAAGCCAGCCCGATAAGTAATCAGATCGCTGTATTTGTTCGAGGTAGGCTTGGGTGTGTACTCAACACCAGCCGCAACGTTCATTCCATCGACTAATCCACCCGACTGGTTATTGATCGTTTTGTATTTTCCCCACTGCTGAAAACCAACATCAACGCCAATGAGCAACCGGTTTGACCGTTCGATGCTTACGCCGAAATTCATCTGCTGAGGCAGTGTCGTTTTTCCTGTCGCGTTATAACGCAATGTATCGGCTGTGCCCAGGTCTGCACCGGCGAGCGTAGTCTGCTGATAAATGTTTGTTTCGCTTCCCTTAACCCGTGTGGTGGGATCATAGGTTGCACCCAGATTAAGCGTCCATTCATTACTCAGCTTAGGCCGCCAGGCAGCACCCAATTTCCAGACGACATCGCTGTAATTGGCCCGGCTCAACCGATTGACACGCGTATCCGGCGAACCAACACCTAGTTGATTGACAATGATCCGCGCATCCGACGAGTTGGTAACGTTTCCAAACAAAAAGGCGGCCTCAGCACCTACGAATATATTTTTAAATAACCGGTAACCAGTGGCAAACGCACCTTTGTTTAGACCGCCACGGCCACTGTAATTATATTCTACGACTGACGAATTACCAGGCAACACGTTATACTGCGTGAGTGAGTAATTGACGTACGTATAAGGGCGAAGGCTCAATGACATACTCCACCGGGAGCTAGCCGGAAAGGCCAGCGCCAGATACCCCAGGTTTCCGCCAAAATTCCGCTGAACCTGCGTCTGGTTACTGACGTTCTGACTGAGTGTTCGTGACTCACCCAGCAAGCCAACTTCAAAAACAGTATACGGCGGACGGCTTCCCAGCAACGCGGGATTCTGTAAATTCAAATAAAATGGACTGGAGTTGCTGATGCCGATTCCCCCCATGCCTATATTAGTGACGTTGCCCGTTGGGTAAAGTTCGCCAATACCCAGTGCTGAATAGGGTGAGCTTCCTAATCCTTGTGCCAGTACAACCGGCGACGTCGCGGCAGTGGCCAGCAAACTAGCAAATAGTACCCGGCTTATCCGCGTGTAAATTCTCAACATTATAGCGTAAAATTCGATTCAATCCTACCAGCACCAGTTCCGGCGCTGCAAATATCGGCTGTTTCAGACGACTTTCAAAAACCGGAGCGTCGCCACCACACAGTAAAACAACCAGATCGGGGCGATCCCGGCGGTACGTTTCTATGATACCGTTCATTTCGAACGCCATCCCATTTACGACGCCACTCTGCATAGCCTGCCGGGTGTTTTTGGCCGTTACGTCCGGCCAGTCCGTTGGCACATCCACGAGCGGGAGTCGCGCCGTTTGTTCGTGCATTGCCCGAAAACGCATCTGTAGACCCGGCGAAATAAGTCCTCCTCTAAAAACAGCGTCCCGGTCAACCAGATCAGCGGTCAGGCAGGTACCCAGATCAAACACCAGACAATCCTGCCCCGGAAATAAGCTTGAAGCGCCTACCGCAGCCGCCACCCGATCCGTCCCAAGCGTAGTAGGCGTATCATAATCTTTGCGCACAGGTACGGGCGTTTGTCCGTCCAATACCCAGACCGTATCGCTTACAGCTTGCAATAGGGTTCGTATCGCTTCGGCCGAGCGACTTGTCGATGACGCTAGTACCTGCTCAGGGTGTTTATAGGCCTCGCCTTTTTTATCCCAATCGGCTAAGAATACGTCGACAGACTCATAACGACCTGTTTCAACCAGCAGGGAGTCGCGAAACCAGGCGGTTTTCAAACTTGAATTCCCCCAATCAATAACCAGATTCATGCGTACAGATTCGTTGACCAGCTTCCGCACTACTATTGCACCCGAAAGGTAACGACAGTTTAGGGTGTAAACAGTGTCAAACGTTGTTGTTTTAAGGATTTTTAACGACTCTGACTGACCGTTGTCACGTAAAGAATCTCAAAATTACGGATAATTGGCAAAGCTTTTTATCGTTTCTGGAATAGATCGCAGAAACATTATTTGCGTATAGGGTGTTATCTTGACAAAACCGGATTAATACATTACCTTTGTCTTCATCAAGCCTGTTGGCAGGTAGTATCCTTCCTAGCAGCAATTCATAGCTGCGACGGATTTCCGGTTTTCCGACCATTTTGTTAACCACCGTATCTGGCCCCACCAGGTTCTCGTGTTTGGATCAAACAAACTACGTCCTAGTTATTTTATTTGACTTGTTTTCATTGCGTACGTATTCTGAACTTTCCAGGTTAGTTTAGTTTGGCTATCGGCGAGCGTTTTCGCTATCGTATAGTAGTCACAGACAGCCGCCCTGATAACTCCCCCCGGCACTCGATCAACTCCATTTTTCACTATTCCCGTACGAACGGCTTTTAAAGGTTTATTGAACCTGCACCCTATGTTTAAGAAAGAAGAATTAGATAAGAAGCTTCTCTCGGAGCTTCAGCCCATTGCCGAGCAGTTTGGCATTCGTAACATTGCCAAATACACCAAAGAGAAACTCGTTTACGAAATTATAAAACAACAGTCGGAACGCCCAGGCCCGGAAGGAACTGAAGAAACGGCTCCGGCTGAAGAAGCACCACGGCGCGGTCGGCGGACAAAAGCCGCCACGACGCCCGTAGAGACACCAAAAACCGATCAGCCGGAAACGGCTCCTACTGCTGAGACACCAGCCAGCACACGCACTCGCCAGCGCGTACGGCGCGATGTTGATGCCGCTGACATTCCAGCGCCAACGCCCGAAGATGGCATGACGGCAGCGGTTGATACAACGGCTATCGAGACGACACCAGGAACATTTCCGACTGATACACAGCCCTTAGACCAGTCGCCGGAAAGCATTCCTGCCGAGGCAGCGGCTCCGGTAACTACGGACGCCGAGCCAACGGAACAACCCGTTCGTAACCAGAACGAAAACGGACGTGACCGCAACAACGGTAACCCAGCAGCACGCTCAACGGAACCAGGCCAGCGAAACGATCGAAATAACGGTGCAAATGGCCGCTCTGACCTCAACCGGCAACGGAATCAACGGCCCGATGGAGCGCCATCCGGTCAAGGTCAGCGGGACACGGGCAACCGCCCACGTCTAGACAGTCAACGGGATGCCGGAACGACCGAGCGGAACCCACGCGAAACAGCAACCCCGGATCGTGGCTCGCGAGACGCAGCAACACCAGAGCGCGGACAACGCGATAACAATTCAAACCGGCGGGATTTCAACCAGCGCGACAACGGATCAAACGATCGCGGCAATCGTGACCAACGCGCTCGCAATCAACGGGTAGTAGCTGACGAAACAGCCTTGAATTTCAACGGCCACACGGAGGATGAATTCTTGACGCCAACGGTTGTCTCGGACGATAACATCGCAAACATGCAACCCACGGCTGCATCGGAAGCAACCGTTACGGAAACAGCCCCACAATCGCCCGAAACGGCGGTCGAAGCGCAACAACCCGGTCAGCCTCAGACGCAACAGCAGCAACCTCAGGTTCAGGCGGCTTCGCGGGAAGCCCAGGAATACCAGAACCGGATTCGTCGCCAGTACAATCAGCACATCCGGGAATTCGACGGTATCATTGATAACGAAGGAGTTCTGGAAATCATGCAGGATGGTGGCTACGGGTTCCTGCGTTCAGCCGATTATAACTACCTGGCTAGCCCCGATGATATTTACGTATCCCCTTCGCAGATTAAGCTGTTTGGCCTGAAAACAGGCGATACCGTTCGCGGAGCAATTCGTCCACCGAAAGAAGGCGAAAAATACTTTGCGTTGCTTCGGGTATCGACCGTAAATGGTAAAACAACCGAGGAAATCCGCGACCGGATCCCGTTCGAATACCTAACTCCTTTATTCCCGGACGAACAGCTCCATCTGAGCAACCGCCCTGAAAACTACTCATCGCGCGTACTCGATTTGTTTGCGCCTATTGGTAAAGGACAGCGCGGTATGATAGTGGCACAGCCTAAAACGGGTAAAACGGTGCTGCTCAAAGAGATTGCGAACGCCATCACGAAGAACCACCCGGAGGTGTATCTGATCGTGCTGCTGATCGACGAACGTCCCGAAGAGGTAACCGACATGGCGCGTAGCGTCAACGCAGAAGTTATTTCGTCGACGTTTGATGAGCAGGCGGATCGGCACGTTAAAGTATCGAGCATGGTACTTGAGAAAGCTAAACGCATGGTTGAATGTGGTCATGACGTAGTTATTCTGCTCGATTCCATCACTCGTCTGGCTCGTGCGTATAACACAGTCGTTCCTTCCTCGGGTAAAATCCTGTCCGGTGGTGTTGACGCCAACGCACTGCACCGTCCGAAACGCTTCTTTGGAGCGGCCCGTAACGTAGAAAATGGGGGTTCGCTAACGATTATCGCGACAGCGCTCATTGATACGGGCTCGAAGATGGACGAAGTAATTTTCGAGGAATTTAAGGGCACGGGTAACATGGAACTCCAGCTCGACCGCAAGCTTGCCAACAAGCGCGTTTACCCAGCGGTTGACGTACTGGCGTCGGGTACCCGCCGGGAGGATCTTCTGCTGGACAAAGAAACGCTACAGCGCGTCTGGATTCTGCGTAAACACATGGCCGACATGAACCCAATGGAAACAATGGACTTCCTGCTCGAGCGGATGAAAGGCACGCGCACCAACGAAGAATTCCTTATCTCGATGAACCGGTAAGCGGTTTATCACGAAATGCAGAGGCCCAATGCATAAAAGAGAATTCTCTTTTAGGCATTGGGCCTCTGCTATTTATGCCAGTTGACAACGTCCAGACGGGTCGTTAACTTGCACAAAATCCACAGTACCAATGAAAGACCTTATTCAATTAGCGATTCCGGGTTTTGTGCTTCTTTTGGTTGCGGAAGTCGTTGTTACGGCCATTCAGCAAAAGGATTACTACGAACTAAAAGATACGAGCAGCAGCCTGGCAATGGGCATCGGGAACGTGATCGTCGGCTTCGTCGGAAAAGTAATTGTCTTTGGGGCCTATTCGCTGGTTTATCAGTTTCGGCTGTTCACGTTTGATATG contains the following coding sequences:
- a CDS encoding DNA-directed RNA polymerase subunit omega, coding for MATNQSIITRDNDKIALPTGNLYESVSIISKRARQIATKNKEELSNKLSEFVSAVDNLEEVFENREQIEISKFYERMPKPTSTATDEFLESKVYWRYNDEE
- the lptC gene encoding LPS export ABC transporter periplasmic protein LptC, whose product is MNRICVFIRMIVVPAVGSLLLLACGEPKQAKKVEPYQGPIEEINDVRLLYSEAAMLKVKLTTPKQYRYLNDNRKYPKPVNIVFYGPTGEEATTLRSDSGRYDKAKDLYTVMGHVVVINKLKQEKLLTPELNWNPVTKKVFTDKQVAVISQLTGEKLYGVGLDANQDFSQYSIRKPTGVFNVEGGPGFN
- a CDS encoding DUF4835 family protein, whose product is MKRILVIISLLCGMLPAQAQELNCQVTINSDQLFAQQKTDFSYVNQLKGIVTEFMNNRRWTNDQYTVSERINCSLNINLIKSLTQGVFEATAQIVVTRPVYGSSYETTTFSYVDRAFNFVYLPTTPVYYRENQFSDDLTSLLAFYANVILAVDYDTFSKRGGNPFIQRAFTIMNLAQQGSPNGAWQTGGDRRNRYWLVENLQNQQLLPFRDGLYTYHRLGLDVFAANPVQVRKQTLSLLTTIRTIGLQLPNSVLINSFFDAKSQELLNILYEGTPAERKQAFDLLSYLDPSKTEAYRKLVAAGQ
- a CDS encoding viral A-type inclusion protein; amino-acid sequence: MIKPIRTVFVLLALGGLFWACGKSDDETVKEAEDEVFAIHDEVMPLIDDVMKLRKRVKARITTLDSTKAAGSASTTLRIDEERDQAQRIVRNLSEADSLMMNWMDQYKTDTIAKLPSEDALRYLDGQKEKITDVKAKITGSLTEAGQYLQKK
- a CDS encoding SCO family protein, which translates into the protein MLKQRLRVALQKPVSIYRKNKSRFLVVGLLAVAAGCSTGDDKLPILGQREAITKTVNGKSVTDSVYHTIPDFKFVSQYGDTVTAKNLARKIYVADFFFTTCPTICPKMKVQLKRVYEKFKGNSDVALLSHTINPDHDSVAVLKEFADNLGVTGKQWLFVTGDREKIYDIGQNSYMVTAQQDSSAPGGVVHSGAFILVDKDKHIRGIYDGTTEKGVDNLMNDMDRLLAEYKK
- the coaBC gene encoding bifunctional phosphopantothenoylcysteine decarboxylase/phosphopantothenate--cysteine ligase CoaBC, yielding MNGKRILLGVTGSISAYKSALLVRLLVKAGADVQVVMTQSAQEFITPLTLATLSKRPALSAFVNDASGSWNNHVELGLWADALVIAPASAHTLARCAHGFCDDLLSAVYLSAKCPVFFAPAMDLDMYRHATTIENLQRLESYGNHIIRAEHGELASGLVGEGRLAEPETIVQRLESFWNQEAQQFNSDHSNSSFPVGSGPLLNKHVLITAGPTQEAIDPVRYISNHSTGKMGYAIARAFAQTGAQVTLVSGPTALPLPHPSVRRIDVRSAKEMFEASQAVFPVADVVVLSAAVADYTPVYVAEQKIKKKENQFSLELTKTTDIAATLGSQKRSDQFLMGFALETNNERENALKKLKSKHLDWIVLNSLRDQGAGFGHDTNKITVIDKDEQTHEFALKTKDEVAQDLVNLVVKKLSV
- a CDS encoding outer membrane protein assembly factor BamD → MQQRHISRSLLGVLIVFFLGSCSPFSKLQKSGNDDQKYKAAVEYYKKEDWYHAGLLFEELIPVLKGSTESELAQFYHAYTQFHQQQYLLSATLFKKFYETFARSEYAQEAMYMYAYSLYKDTPQYNLDQSNTLTATSALQDFINTYPDSKYRDECTKIILELRGKLERKAYEKAKLYYKTSGFNIASYKSSVIAINNFQKEFPDSEYNEELAFMKVDAEYSLANNSLESKQKERYQDAISYYQAFIDKYPSSKYVKQAERMYESSQKEIERLDKLEQEREKLKNLHNRPAKVTAANQ
- the recN gene encoding DNA repair protein RecN, whose protein sequence is MLSHLLIKNYALIDQLELTPDRELNIITGETGAGKSIMLGAIGLLLGNRADTRVLFNPEQKCIIEGVFGVSGYLIEQIFDEEELDFSDTCIVRREISVSGKSRAFVNDTPVNLETLRRVTSQLMDIHSQHDSVLLGSNEYQLEIVDTYAQDDNLLRQYRVDYQAYRSKKTIYDQLQAEASAMRKEFDYNNFLFEELAKAQLLPDEQESLEQELNILENAEEIKERLQLAYEYLDNTEQSVIDFLKGTVSNLAYISKLSDQYEQLLQRAQSSLIELRDLADEISSEQDNVDIDDSRAETIRERLNLIYQLQTKHQVKDVAALIALRDELERKVGKVLNLDDTLAEAKAQADAAREQLQLSGQTLSNARQVVLQPIENEIGGLLKELGMPNASLNVRSEVSKPTPTGIDTISFLFSANKGVKPQQLKNVASGGEFSRLMMAIKYILASKRSLPTIVFDEIDTGVSGEIAIKMGNMMRDMAHSHQIIAITHLHQIAGQGTAHYFVYKDHSASKTVSRIKKLTFDERVNEIAQMIGGNNPSASAVKNAREILKQRATATVK
- a CDS encoding c-type cytochrome produces the protein MKRLWGFTVLACLLVSNISCQSEEEIKRQRYITEGILLYKNYCANCHQNKGEGLAALYPPIANSDYLANKNDVICLIRYGQQGPIVVNGKRYNRPMPAQPQLSNLEVAELMTYIYNQWGGEKKVIDVKQVTPILEQCKKP